CCTGCGGCGTTTCTGAAATGACCGTCAGCCGCGTTCTGCGCGACAGCGGCGATGTCTCGCAAACCACCCGCGAAAAGGTGCTCAAAGCCGCCCATGATTTGGGCTATGTACCAAATAAAATAGCCGGCGCTTTGGCAAGCCAAAGGGTGAATCTGATCGCCGTTATCATTCCGTCCATGTCCAACATGGTCTTTCCCGAAGTCATTATGGGGATAAATGAAGTTCTGGAAAATACCGAGCTGCAAGCGGTTATTGGGATCACAAACTACCTGCCAGAAACCGAAGAAAGCGTATTATACAAAATGCTCTCATGGCGCCCGTCTGGCGTTATTATCGCGGGCTTAGAACATTCTGAACGGTCGCAAAAAATGCTGCAATCTTCTGGAATACCAATCGTTGAAATTATGGATATTGACGGCACCGCCACCGATTGCGCCGTGGGTATTTCGCACTGGCGCGCCGGGCGCGAAATGGCGCAGGTTATTCTGGATGCAGGATATCGCAAAATAGGATTTATGGGCACAAAAATGCCTCTCGACCATCGCGCCCGCAAACGCTTTGAAGGCTTTTCAGAAAGACTTTTGCAATCCGGTGTAGAAATCGCTGATAAAGAATTTTATTCGGGGGGCTCTGCCTTGGCGAAAGGGCGCGATATGACCAATGATATGCTCATGCGCTCACCGGATTTAGATTTTTTATATTTCTCAAACGATATGATTGGTGCGGGCGGTCTGTTGCATCTTTTGAAACAAAAGGCCGATATTCCGCAAAAAATTGGTTTAGCAGGCTTTAATGGTGTCGAGTTGCTGCAAGGCCTACCACTGCAATTGGCCACGATGGATGCCTGTCGCTTGCAGATCGGCCGGCAGGCCGCACAAATCATTTGCCATCGGATTTCGGGCGCCTTGACATTGGGTGAAAAAATCGTTGAACTGACGCCAACGCTTTCACCGGGTGACACGCTGCGATCGGCCTAATCGTGAAGAAATCGCGTGGTTTTTTGCCCAACGCTTTAACTTCAAAGAAAGCGAAATGACCGACCAAACTATGTTCAAAAGATATGCGATTTATTTTGTTCCCAAGGGGGAATTGGCCAAGTTTGGACGGGCATGGCTGGGCTGGGATTGCAGCAAAGGTCAATATATAAGCTCTGAAAAAGCATTTGCAGAGCCGCTGGCTGACCGAGAATATTATACAAAAAAACCGCGGAAATATGGGCTTCACGCAACCTTAAAAGCCCCTTTTCGACTGCAAGCAACGCAGAGTGAAACCGCCCTGCGCAGCGCATTCCGCGGCTTTTGCAATCATCAAAAACCAACAGCTTCGGGCAATTTAATGCTCTCTGAACGGGGCGGGTTCCTCTCGTTAAGGCCCCAAATGCAATCCGCTGCCCTCTTTGAGCTTGGCAAACACTGCCTTGAAGCGTTTGACCCGTTTCGCGCGCCTTTAGAGCAGAGCGATCTAGACCGTCGCCGCAACGCTCGCCTGAGCCCGCGCCAAAACCAGTTTTTACACCAATGGGGCTATCCCTATGTGCTGCAAGAGTTCCAGTTTCACATTACGTTAACGTCGTTCTTGAGCATTTTACAGCGCGAAACGATCATACCAGCATTAAAGAATTTGTTGGCTCATGAGTTGGACCGCCCCTTTATTATCGCGCATCTTGCCTTAATGGGAGAGGATAGAAACGGCCAATTTCATATTTTGGAAGAAGCCAATCTATCCGGCTAAAGGAACGGAATACCGACAATAAAAAGGGCTAAAGCTCAACTCGATAATTTGTGAATTTCTTCTTTGATCCGTAATTTTTGTTTTTTCATGGTTGCGACCTGCAAGTCATCAATCGCCAGGGATTTTTGTGCCTCTTCAACTGCCTCTGACAAAGCTTGGTGCTTTTTTCTTAGTTCCCGCACATGCGAAACAACTGTCATATTGCTCAACCTCCTATGTAGACATGCTTCGATGGCAGCATAAATTTATCACCCTGTCACTTAGAAAAATTTTATTCTCGCAAAATAGGAGAAGTTTCGCCGAGCCGCTTCAGTCTATTCCCAAATCGACACCAAATCTGCGCTGTTGCGCAACACTGAACTGACCAAACCAGTATAGGTGTCACCATCATGGCGGTGGCGATCGCCCTCATGCAGTATCAAAGGCGCCATCAGACGAAAATTGGCTCGGCCGGCTTTGCGCGCGCGCAAAAGCATCAATCCGCTTTCGCGTCCTTTGCGCGGTGCGATGGGCACAACTTGTAAGCTGCCCAGATCATCGGGTAAGACAGCCATAAAATCCTGCAGCCTTTCGCTGCGAAAAATAAAATGGGCATAGCCCTTTGGGCGCAACCGTTTGGCGGCAAGCTTAACCCAAATCTTCAATGGCGTTTGCTCTCCCAGGGCGCGTTCGCGCGCCTGATGCGGGGCGGGGCTGCTCTGCGCGCGATCAAAATAAGGGGGATTGGCAATCACGAAATCAAAGTTTTCACCCCGTAGCGCGGCTGGAGGGGAGGCGATATCTGCCGTGATAACTGTTAATTTGCAACCATTTTGCTGCGCATTTTGAGAGGCAAGGATCGCGGCATCAGGCTGAATTTCAACTCCGGTTATTGCCAAGCCGGGGACGCGGGCCGCCAGACACAGACTGGCCACGCCAACACCGCAACCAAGTTCTAAAACGCTTTCCCCCCTGACCGCGGGAACCGAGGCGGCAAGCAAAACAGGATCAACCCCCGCGCGATACCCTGTCTTGGGCTGAGCAACCATCAAACGGCCACCTAGAAACTGGTCATGGCTATGCAAATCCGAATCAAAGGTCATCGCAGCTCAATCTTATGCGCGATCATCAAGCGCAGCGCCGATGCGTGATCGTCTTCGCGCACCATCAAACGACGCGGCAAAATCCCCAGAGATCCTTCAAGCACCGAGGTATTTGTATCCAATTCAAAAAAAGCAATTTCCGCATCTTTCAGAATCGCCTGCGCATAGGCAATTAAAGTGATGTCGGTGCTTCTGAGCAGTTCTTGCATGGCCTTACATTTAGTAATATCACTGCGCCTTGTCGAGCTTAGGAAACTGAAAAATGGGCGATCAAGGGAACATCGTGACCAAACCCCAAGATGCATTGGCAAACTTGCTGTCGAAAGAGATGGCACAGGTCAATGAGCTGATTTCACAGCGCATGGCCTCACAATACGCGCCGCGCATTCCCGAAGTGACCGCGCATTTGATTAATGCAGGTGGCAAGCGTCTGCGCCCCTTACTGACCCTAGCAAGCGCTTCTATCTGCGGCTATACGGGCGGCTTTCATATTCATTTGGCGGCAACGGTCGAATTTATCCATACCGCCACCCTGCTGCATGATGACGTTGTCGATGAAAGCGCGCAGCGGCGCGGGCGACCCACAGCCAATCTACTCTGGGATAACAAATCATCCATATTGGTGGGCGATTATCTGTTTTCGCGGGCCTTTCAATTGATGGTAGATACTGGGTCTCTTGACGTATTGGCCATTTTATCCAACGCCTCTGCCACAATCGCAGAGGGCGAAGTTTTGCAACTCAGCGCCTCGCGCGATCTGAACACCAACGAAGAGATTTATCTGCAAGTGGTCAGAGGTAAAACCGCCGCCCTGTTTTCAGCCGCCACGGAAGTCGGCGGGGTGATTGCAAATGCACCTAGAGCGGTTCAAACCGCTTTGTTTGATTACGGCGATGCTCTGGGAATCGCGTTTCAAATTGTCGATGATCTATTAGATGTTAGCGGCGATCCTGACGTGATGGGCAAGAATATTGGGGATGATTTTCGCGAACGCAAGCTGACCTTACCATTCATCAAAGCCGTTGCGAAATCCACTGCCGATGAACAGGCATTTTGGAAACGCACGATCGAAAAGGGCGACCAGCAAGAGGGTGACCTGGCACGGGCTCTGGAACTCTTAAAAACCCATCATGCGATCGAAGATACCCGCCAAGATGCTTTGCAATGGTCGCGCCGGGCCCAAGACGCCTTGGCCCCGCTGCCCGACCACCCGATGAAGGCGCTTTTGGCGACGCTTGCGACCTATGTGGTCGAACGGATTACTTAAACCTGTCCAAACATATCTGGGTTGATGCGATCCACCAATCTGGATGGGTTTGCGCCAGCTTTACAGCAAGCGCATCGCGCGCCGCATCATTTTGCATCAAGGCAAAACACGTGGCACCAGAGCCGGACATACGCGCCAAAGCCACGCCGGGTGCAGCGCGCAACGCGGCCAGCACATCCCCGATAACTGGAACCAAGTTCTGCGCCGGCACCTCTAGATCATTGCGTTGCTTGGACAACCAAAGCAACCAGGCCTCACGGTTTCGCGGATCAGGCATCGCCTCTAAGACCGGAGGATTTTCTTTTGAAGCAAGCGCGTTGAACACCGCCGGCGTCGATACCCCCTGCCGCGGATTGACCAAAATTATGGGAAATTGCGGCGGTGGCCCTAACATCTCTAATTGATCGCCAATCCCCCGCATCCGGGTTAACTGCGGCGACATGCAAACCGGTATATCAGCGCCAAGCTGCAGCAGTTTGGCAAGGGCGGGCACAGGCTGGGACCACAGCTGTGATAAGGCCCGTATCGTCGCTGCGGCATCGCTTGAGCCGCCGCCAATTCCAGACGACGCGGGAAGGTTTTTTTCCAACTGAATATGCGCGCCCTTGGAGATATCAAACAAATGAGCAGCCCGCATCACTAAGTTGTCCGGCCCCGAAGAAATATCAGGTGCAAAAGGGCCAGTGCAGTTTAAAGACAGCTCATCCGCCGGTGAAACAGTAATCCGATCGCCAATATCAGCCATAGCAACGTATGAATCCAAAAGATGATAGCCATCGCTACGCTGACCTGTAACGTGTAAAATCAAGTTGAGTTTGGCCGCTGCGAAGGCCTTAGCCATCTTGATTGGCCGTCGAGAGCAACGCCTCTGCCTCTTCTTCCAAAACGCGCTCCAATCCGACCTCTAACTTGCGCAGAATCCGTTTTCGATCTGTTTCTTCAGGATCGAATGACAAAGCCCGCCGCCATTGAAACACCGCCTCACGCTTGCGCCCCACCTCCCAAAATACATCCCCAAGATGGTCGTTCACGATCGGATCGATCGGCATCAATTCTGCCGCTCTTTCCAAATGCGGCAAGGCCTCCTCAAAGCGGCCAAGGCGATAAAAAACCCAGCCCAAACTATCGACAATATAACCACTTTCTGGCTGCTTATCGACCGCAGTTTGGATCATCTCCAGAGCTTCATCAAGCTTTTGACGCTTTTCCACCAACGAATAGCCAAGATAATTCAAAACCTGAGGATGATCGGGCTGTAACGCCAGCGCTTGCCGGAAATCCTGTTCGGCCGCGGGCCAATCGCCCATCCGCTCATTGGCCATGCCGCGCGCGTAAAACAGCCGCCACGCGCTTTTCATGGTGGGGTTCAAAAGATCTAAGGCAGCCGTATAGGCCATAACCGCCTCATCATAGCGTTCTTGACTGCGCAGCAAATTGCCCAACGCCTGATGGGCCGGCACTAATCTTTCATGGCTACGGGATAATCCGCGCAATACCTCGATTGCCGCCTCGGTCATTCCACTGTCGCGCAATGCATCCGCGCGCCCCAGCTCAGCCAAGGGAAACAGCGCGGAAACGGGGGCAATTGTCCGATAGGCCTCTATCGCCAGATCATATTGCCGCATTGCCACTAAAATTTCGGCGCTCAGCAGCGCGGCCGGGGTGTATTTAGCAGAGAGAAACTGCGCCAATTGCGCGTGAAACAAGCTGTATTCATCTTTTTGCTCTTGGTTGAGGATTTGCGCAACCGCAAAGAAGACCTCAGCCAGCCCATCCTCAGCCGTTTTCATCAGCAAAGGTTTTGGCGATCGTTTCCCCCCAATATCAGCTTTCAGCCGATCAAGCTCAGGGTCAGATTGCTCGGTGAAAAATCTGTCAAAGATTGTACCAGCCTTATCAAACTGACCATCCTGCATCAAAGCCTCGAGCCTGATTAAAATCGCTCTGCGCGTCACTTGCGCGCCATCTTTTGACAATGCTTCAAAGCGGTCATCGGCAGCCTGATAATCGCCTGACACTTTATAAATCAACGCCAGATGATAATTAGCGAGCCCGCGTTCCTGATCCTGCTTAGACAATACTTTCAACTTCGCGATCGCTGCTTCATAATCCTCGCTACCGGCCAATGACCAAGCTTCAATCAAATCATCAATAAGGGGATGACCAATCCCGCGCTCTTCTTGCAACAGCCTCGACAGGGCTGAATAATTTTGAGACTTGGCAGTATTTGCAATCACCACCAAATTGGCCCATTGGCCATTGGCGCCTTGATTTATGAAGGCTTGAGCAGCGGGTAAGGCCTGCTCAAACCGCCCCAATGCACCCTGCGCCAAAATCAGCTGTTCAAGCGCCATTATATTAGCGCTATCCTGCGCAACAACTTTTGAGAAATACTGAACAGACGCGTCCAGCCGACCATCCAAACTGGCTTGACGGCCCGCAAGATACGGCCCGGCCAACCCCTCCGCAAAAGACGGGGCGCCAAACATGCTTACTATGCATGCAAACCCTAAAATAAACCGCAAAATAAAAACCTACCCGTTTTCCGTTAACTTAGGCTGCGTGCCCAGCCAAAGCAATGCCTTGGTGAAAACGCAAGATTTGATAAATCAAATGTAAGGCGTTGGTTGATATTCTCAAGAAGGGTGCGCGCAGAACTTACATATTGGGATAGTTAGGACCATCGCCCCCCTGAGGCGTGACCCAAGTGATATTCTGGCTTGGATCTTTTATATCGCAGGTTTTGCAATGCACACAGTTTTGAAAATTAATCACAAACCGGGGATCTTTCGCCTCTTCCTGAACCACTTCATAAACGCCCGCGGGACAATACCGTTGCGCAGGTTCCGCAAATTTCGGCAAATTCACCGAAATCGGCAGATCAGGATTCGAAAGTTGCAAATGCGCCGGTTGGCTTTCTTCATGGTTGGTCATCGAAAATGCCACATTGGTCAGCCGATCAAAACTGAGTTTGCCATCGGGCTTTGGATAAGTGATTTCGGCATGCTGCGCGGCGGGCTCAGTGGCTTGTGCATCCGTTTTGCCATGCGACAATGTGCCGAATAAAGAAAACCCAAAAACGGTTTGCCACCACATATCAAAACCGCCAAGAGACAGGCCGCCCAAAGGACCAAAACGCGCATTAAGAGGCGCAACATTGCGCACTTTCTTCAGATCTTTGCCAACCACGCCCGTCCGCAAGCTATGATCATAGGCGTCAAGTTGATCCCCGAGCGCCCTGCTTTTATGGCCGCTGCGGCCGCTTCAGCAGCCTCAATCCCCGAATGCATCGCGTTATGGTTGCCCTTGATACGTGGTAAATTCACCAGCCCTGCAGAACATCCCAACAACGCCCCGCCTGGAAACGCGACTTTGGGAAGAGATTGCGCACCGCCTTTGGTAACGGCTCGAGCTCCGTAAGCAATGCGTTTGCCGCCTTCTAACAATTTTGCAATTTTGGGATGATGCTTAAAGCGCTGGAATTCCATATAGGGTGAAAGATAAGGATTCTTATAATTCAAATCGACAATATAGCCCACATAAACCTGATTGTTATCCAGATGATAAATGAAGGAGCCGCCCGAATTTTTAAAGCCCAAAGGCCACCCCA
The sequence above is drawn from the Rhodobacteraceae bacterium IMCC1335 genome and encodes:
- a CDS encoding tetratricopeptide repeat protein, whose translation is MFGAPSFAEGLAGPYLAGRQASLDGRLDASVQYFSKVVAQDSANIMALEQLILAQGALGRFEQALPAAQAFINQGANGQWANLVVIANTAKSQNYSALSRLLQEERGIGHPLIDDLIEAWSLAGSEDYEAAIAKLKVLSKQDQERGLANYHLALIYKVSGDYQAADDRFEALSKDGAQVTRRAILIRLEALMQDGQFDKAGTIFDRFFTEQSDPELDRLKADIGGKRSPKPLLMKTAEDGLAEVFFAVAQILNQEQKDEYSLFHAQLAQFLSAKYTPAALLSAEILVAMRQYDLAIEAYRTIAPVSALFPLAELGRADALRDSGMTEAAIEVLRGLSRSHERLVPAHQALGNLLRSQERYDEAVMAYTAALDLLNPTMKSAWRLFYARGMANERMGDWPAAEQDFRQALALQPDHPQVLNYLGYSLVEKRQKLDEALEMIQTAVDKQPESGYIVDSLGWVFYRLGRFEEALPHLERAAELMPIDPIVNDHLGDVFWEVGRKREAVFQWRRALSFDPEETDRKRILRKLEVGLERVLEEEAEALLSTANQDG
- a CDS encoding polyprenyl synthetase family protein, giving the protein MGDQGNIVTKPQDALANLLSKEMAQVNELISQRMASQYAPRIPEVTAHLINAGGKRLRPLLTLASASICGYTGGFHIHLAATVEFIHTATLLHDDVVDESAQRRGRPTANLLWDNKSSILVGDYLFSRAFQLMVDTGSLDVLAILSNASATIAEGEVLQLSASRDLNTNEEIYLQVVRGKTAALFSAATEVGGVIANAPRAVQTALFDYGDALGIAFQIVDDLLDVSGDPDVMGKNIGDDFRERKLTLPFIKAVAKSTADEQAFWKRTIEKGDQQEGDLARALELLKTHHAIEDTRQDALQWSRRAQDALAPLPDHPMKALLATLATYVVERIT
- a CDS encoding DUF1045 domain-containing protein, with protein sequence MTDQTMFKRYAIYFVPKGELAKFGRAWLGWDCSKGQYISSEKAFAEPLADREYYTKKPRKYGLHATLKAPFRLQATQSETALRSAFRGFCNHQKPTASGNLMLSERGGFLSLRPQMQSAALFELGKHCLEAFDPFRAPLEQSDLDRRRNARLSPRQNQFLHQWGYPYVLQEFQFHITLTSFLSILQRETIIPALKNLLAHELDRPFIIAHLALMGEDRNGQFHILEEANLSG
- a CDS encoding methyltransferase encodes the protein MTFDSDLHSHDQFLGGRLMVAQPKTGYRAGVDPVLLAASVPAVRGESVLELGCGVGVASLCLAARVPGLAITGVEIQPDAAILASQNAQQNGCKLTVITADIASPPAALRGENFDFVIANPPYFDRAQSSPAPHQARERALGEQTPLKIWVKLAAKRLRPKGYAHFIFRSERLQDFMAVLPDDLGSLQVVPIAPRKGRESGLMLLRARKAGRANFRLMAPLILHEGDRHRHDGDTYTGLVSSVLRNSADLVSIWE
- a CDS encoding DUF2007 domain-containing protein, producing MQELLRSTDITLIAYAQAILKDAEIAFFELDTNTSVLEGSLGILPRRLMVREDDHASALRLMIAHKIELR
- a CDS encoding LacI family DNA-binding transcriptional regulator, yielding MSKTPPRSLTLRDVSEACGVSEMTVSRVLRDSGDVSQTTREKVLKAAHDLGYVPNKIAGALASQRVNLIAVIIPSMSNMVFPEVIMGINEVLENTELQAVIGITNYLPETEESVLYKMLSWRPSGVIIAGLEHSERSQKMLQSSGIPIVEIMDIDGTATDCAVGISHWRAGREMAQVILDAGYRKIGFMGTKMPLDHRARKRFEGFSERLLQSGVEIADKEFYSGGSALAKGRDMTNDMLMRSPDLDFLYFSNDMIGAGGLLHLLKQKADIPQKIGLAGFNGVELLQGLPLQLATMDACRLQIGRQAAQIICHRISGALTLGEKIVELTPTLSPGDTLRSA
- a CDS encoding DUF465 domain-containing protein; this translates as MTVVSHVRELRKKHQALSEAVEEAQKSLAIDDLQVATMKKQKLRIKEEIHKLSS
- a CDS encoding 4-(cytidine 5'-diphospho)-2-C-methyl-D-erythritol kinase — encoded protein: MAKAFAAAKLNLILHVTGQRSDGYHLLDSYVAMADIGDRITVSPADELSLNCTGPFAPDISSGPDNLVMRAAHLFDISKGAHIQLEKNLPASSGIGGGSSDAAATIRALSQLWSQPVPALAKLLQLGADIPVCMSPQLTRMRGIGDQLEMLGPPPQFPIILVNPRQGVSTPAVFNALASKENPPVLEAMPDPRNREAWLLWLSKQRNDLEVPAQNLVPVIGDVLAALRAAPGVALARMSGSGATCFALMQNDAARDALAVKLAQTHPDWWIASTQICLDRFK